The region TTCTACAGCCGCTGGAAGGAGTGGGAATCATGGTATTCTCAGAGTTTTGGCCTTCATTTTTCTCTGAGGGAGGAGCAGTGGCAAGAGGATTGGGCATTCATTTTGTCACTGGCTAGTCAGGTGCAGGCACATACTGCTGTATTAAAGTTGTTTTAAAGATTCTTCATACTCTCCTCATACAGTTGCCAGGCAAAGCATGTTGGGGCTTTTTATTCAATAACTAAATTGAATTTTCTGAGTTGTAGGAATGTGAAATAAAAGCTTTAACCCACTGTGGTCCTGGccatttaaagtgtttaaatatcAGTAAAGTGGCATTTATTCTGGAGTTaatattttgtctttgtttttgtcctATTTCCCTCTTTCTGCACCTGCTGTCCCTCCTTTCCTGGCAGCCGGGGGCAAGTTTAGAGCAGACACACGTATTTGTTCTGGCCCACATCCTTCGCCGGCCCATCATTGTGTATGGCGTGAAATATTACAAGAGCTTCAGAGGGGAAACGCTGGGATACACACGTTTTCAGGGTGAGCTGAAGAAATGAGATTTGAGTCACAGTTGCTGAGTATGTGCATTGCATGGAAGTGATTAAATAACTTTAGGAAATAgtttgacaaaaaaataaaataaatacaaaacttATATCCCCAAGTTTAGCCTATCACTCAGAAATGTTTGATGTATGAGGTTTGTTCTGGTGCTAAGATGTTAATGTAGCCCTTAATGATCACCTTCTTGCCCCAGGTTGTATCCAAGTATATAATGTCAAACTGTATACAATTACTAAGGAAACAAATTGTACAATAAAAGGACCCTCAAATTAGACATTTGAGATGTCAAGAAAAATACTGACACCTATCTTTGCAATGtaaagttgaaaaaaaaaaaaagacaaatacagatttttttccccttgtattttttattaaaaataattgaacCTGAACGATAGAAATTGATGGAGACCCTATTaattaatggctgttttgactggaaaacGTATAATTAAAAGGGAGATATCTGacttgtgtgttctccccgtgtccgcgtgggtttcatccgagtgctccggtttcctcccacagtccaaaaacacacgttggtaggtgtattggtggcgactcaaaagtgtccgtaggtgtgagtgtgtgtgtgtgtgtgtctgtgttgccctgtgaaggactggcgccccctccagggtgtattcctgccttgcgcccaatgattccaggtaggctctggacccaccgcaaccctgaattggataagcggttacagataatgaatgaatgaatgaatgaatgaatatctgacTTGTACGGTACTGTAgctattattataatatgtaaCAGCATATATATCCAGAAACATATAAGTAAGAAGGTTTGAGACTTTTGAACTACTTGCTGTTTGTGGCGTGTTATTTTAGGCCTGTAGACTGTATTTGAGGATAaaggcagatgtgtgtgtgcacatgatCTTTCATTGAACAATGCTTGAAAAAATTGAATTCATATAATTGCAAATACAAGATATTTGGCATGCCTCTTGTACAGTAAAATATATACTGGCAGAATGCTTGGACTCTGCGCTGGCACACTGCAGGCTAAAGCTCTTTTATCCCTCTCCCTCTTCAGGTGTGTATCTCCCCCTGCTGTGGGAACAAAGTTTTTGCTGGAAGAGTCCCATCGCTCTGGGTTACACACGCGGACACTTCTCAGCCCTGGTTGCCATGGAGAACGATGGTTACGATAACCGAGGTGCTGGTGCTAACCTGAACACAGACGATGACGTCACAGTCACATTCCTGCCCTtggtggacagtgagaggaagCTGTTACACATCCATTTTCTCTCTGCCCAAGAGGTGAGTGCAGGCAATTAATCACTGCAAAGGTGCTGTTATACATAGCATTTACACATAATTTCATGTATTATCATATATTCAAGTCATGCAGAGTAAATGGCGTCAGCAGAGATTTTAAGAGATGTACGCATTACTAATTATACAGAATAGAAGAATAAGTGTGTAATTTTCTTCTATATTTAGGATGGTTATTGATTTACATATTGCTGATAACTTTTGGTATAATTGGGTAATTAAATTTTGCCGCTTTGTGAAACCCGTTGTAAAAAAATCTtcataaataaaactgaatacaAAGAAATATAATTTCAGTGTAATGTGgttattttatgtgtgtgtcagaTGGGTACTGAGGAGCAGCAGGAGCGTTTGCTGAGGCAGTGGTTGGACTGTTGTGTAACGGAGGGTGGCATCTTGGTGGCGCTTCAAAAGAGCTCCAGGAGACGCAACCACTCTCTGGTCACGCAAATGGTGGAGAAGTGGCTGGACGGCTACCGCCAGCTGGGCACCTGCCCTGCCCTCTCAgatggagaggaagaagaggaagatgaagatgagTGAGGTGGAGAGGATAGTGGGGAGTCAAGTTCCCTATGGATAAAGACTTGGTGCACCTTGAACTTTCCTCTTGAAGAGCACTCACGTACACTTATTTACCCCACCATGTAATACCATACCAGTCTCTCAACAAACCACTAGACTGTTCTCATTGCTGCAGATTTGGGGCAGTGTGAAATAAAAGAATTTAGATTAAGAATGGTACTGCCTTACAGAATATGTCCCATTTTATTCCAATTATGAATTCTATATTTTCTAGTTAtaatccagaggaaaccccatAGGAATTTCAAGCTAAattgaaaacaaaatatttaagaaGATATATTAAGGGCACTTAAgcacacttttttttcccaaaaaaaatatattttaaacttcTTGGCAGTTCCTTTCTTACCAGTCTACACTGAGAGCAGTcatttgtctgtaaccattaactaagaaatatttatttacttgtttgatTCATGGTGAACTATAGAAATGAAAATACTTACCACTGTGTGATGTTTTATCCTATCATGTGAATGAGGAATTCCACTGCAAACACTAATTCAGCCAGAAGAGCTGTTCCAGAGGGAACATTTACCTAAAGTAAATGTGAGCAGTTACACTACATGTATACTAAGTCAATGTTTCTACACACTGTTCAACACTTGGGTGTTTGGCCACAGTCATATTccgttcttttttttttttttttttttttgctaacgTCGTCTGGATGTGCAttgttattacatttaattgACTTGATTGAAACCAAAGTGAGCGATGCATCTGTGGGCTTGCAGTGATATGACTTGATTGGGTTTTTGTTCCATTGCACTCGTCTTCTTCCCCTCGTGGCTGTCTCTAGTCCGTTATCAAATTAAACATACCCTTGTGTTCTTGTTTTTATAATTAACTTACTATCTGCCATGCAATGATACTGGTGTCAAATTTTTGGCATTTCAGAAATACTGTATGTCTCAAGTTTGAGGAGGTGGAGACCAAGGCTTGGTTTGAATGTTCTACAGTGAAGCTTCTTTaaaactttgtttttaaaagcattGTATGTGAATTCTTATCACATATACCTATTCAGTGTCAAggttgtgtttgagtgtgtgcgCATGCGCACTTGTGTTGAAGGTCCCTGCAACAGGAATAAACCTTTTATAAAGAATCTGAAAAAGGTTAAAAGACATGACCCTCATGTATATTTGAGCATATGGAAATGTAAAAAAGGCTTTTGAACAATAATACATTAACTTAGACATTCTTGCACATTAACACGTTCAGTTAGTGCTGAAAGCTCAATCATTTCTATATACATCACATTTGCGAACAGCCAGTAGTTCAATAAGACCAAACAGAGGTAATCAAACTCAtttgttgtgacatcacaaccacttTAGAAAATAATCAGGTTTGGCATTTGATTTTTCAGCAGCAAACTCATTAACTCCTACAACTTATAAACACACTACTGAAAagcaatatttttatttctctgaggGAGGAAAAAAGCTGGCTTAAGcagaagtaaatatatatataaaaaaaaatgttcaaaatggAAGCGCTTAAGCTTGACCTCCATAGTTAAAGGTACAGGCCTTCCGGGGTCCCTTCCTGTTTCTTGTACAGCACGTTTTCTTTAGACTTTTTGAAGTCCTCATTCGTCACTTTCATCCTCCGTTCTCTAAGGGCCATGAGCCCTGCCTCTGTACAAATAGCCTGTGGGGgggggaaaaatatatatatatatatatatattactctcTGTTCACATGTTAGAGACTTCACACTGTTTTCTGATCAACATCCTTGCCTGTTTATATGTTAGTCACAAAAAAATCCATCATAATAACAATCTGTAGTTCTTTAGGCATGACACATGGTGGCAGTAATGGTCCTAAGGCTGTAGAGCAGTTTGCATTTACAGGTTTTTAGCATGTTACACCTGAACAAATTTGCAGCTCTGAAACAGTTCTCTTAGGAAAGGTTTCTTAGGCAGAAATTCTACAGCTTCGATTTTAAGGTCTATTTTCGAGGTTATATATGACATCAGAAATTCACCTTTATGTCAGCGCCCGAAAGGTCATCTTTAGCCAGTATGAGATCATCCAGAGTTACATCATCTGCTAAAGTCATTCTGCTGGTGTGGATCTGGAAAATCCTGCGCTTGGTCTTTTCATCTGGCAGTGGGAACTCTATTTTGCGATCAATTCTCCCTGAAGAAACAACCTTTAATCTTAGTAAAGCATCACACATCATTTTTCTTCTCTGAATGCTTATAGAACCGAGCTAATTTAGCTAATCCAGGACAATAaccatacatacatacatacatacatcttttaagcttttccatttcagggtcgcggtgagggCAATAACCAACGGAATGCAATGGATACCAAGTAGCAGATTTAGCTCAGTAATGTTACCTGGGCGAATGAGGGCAGGGTCGAGGGTCTCTATCCTGTTTGTAGCCATAATGACCTTAACGTCACCACGGGAATCAAATCCATCCAGCTGGTTCAAGAGTTCCAGCATTGTCctctggatctctctctctccaccagaGTTTGAGTCATACCTATAAAGGGAACACAAGAAAATACCTATATAATCAGATTTGCATGACtggcaaaattaaaataataaaaaataggaTTAATTTGAAATCTCAAATACCTTCTCCATAAAATTACCAAACCATCTGAATCATATTGATTCAGTCAGATTGCTAGCTGATGTAGTTATATCTGAATAGTTGATCATAACTGCAGAACAATTTCCATTTAAGACCTGACAATCTTGAACTAAAGATGCATATCAGgaaatacattaaatacactGAAAAACTTGTATTTATACttgattaattaaatatttctacACATCAACTTAAAATGCTTTACTCTGAGTCAtgtttgtaaaaagaaaaatatcagtaaaagaagaaacaaagaaattaaTTACTTTGGGCTTTCTATTAACAGCATCCAACACTCAGTCACGTTGCTTGGCCATACCACTAACTGCCATGGTGTCATTTTTGTGAGTCACAGCCTATTGCGGTTACAAATTCTTGTCAAGGAAACATAAAGCCAGATGCAAGTGCCTTTGTGTGCTCactagcattttttttaaaagccatAACAGAAAAGGGATGGTGTTTACAAGAAACAACCAATATGCACTATATTAATGAAACACAAATTTGAATAGTTcaagatttaaaaatgttttaagttCTAGGTGAGCTTATATCTAACAGGCAGAATTAAATCAATTACAGAAAATTATGTAAAGTGTTAatttatgaatatattaatttCTATTCTGAAACTGGAGAATAAAACACCTATATGACAAGAAAACTCTTACTTCAACTTTACCTCTTTGTTCCTATAGCATCAATCTCATCAATGAAGACTATGGAAGGAGCGTGTTCCTCTGCTACCCTAAAGAGCTCTCTGACCAGTTTGGGGCCATCACCCAAGTATTTCTGTATCAGCTCAGATCCCACCACCCTCAGGAATGTGGCAGACGTCTGATTGGCCACAGCCTTAGCCAGCAAGGTCTTTCCTGTACAGAAAAATACCCAAAAATAACACCCAACACATAGTTATGCACAAgttgatttttaatgtttttcttcaCAAAGCATTATAACTGACCTGTTCCTGGTGGGCCATATAGAATGACTCCCTTAGGAGGTTTTATTCCCATCTCCTCATAATACTCTGGATGTGTTAAAGGCAGTTCAACAGACTCctattaaaacaaattaataaataatactatTATGATATTTAagacacaaaaagaaaatctaAATAACACAGGCAATAAACATTTCTACTACCTTGATCTCTTGAATCTGGTTGTCCAGGCCTCCAATATCAGCATATGTCTCCTGAGGGGCTTTTTCCACTTTCATTACAGTCACCAGAGGATCTGTAT is a window of Hoplias malabaricus isolate fHopMal1 chromosome 1, fHopMal1.hap1, whole genome shotgun sequence DNA encoding:
- the psmc1a gene encoding proteasome 26S subunit, ATPase 1a, with the translated sequence MGQNQSGGHGPGGGKKDDKDKKKKYEPPIPTRVGKKKRKTKGPDAASKLPLVTPHTQCRLKLLKQERIKDYLLMEEEFIRNQEQMKPLEEKQEEERSKVDDLRGTPMSVGTLEEIIDDNHAIVSTSVGSEHYVSILSFVDKDLLEPGCSVLLNHKVHAVIGVLMDDTDPLVTVMKVEKAPQETYADIGGLDNQIQEIKESVELPLTHPEYYEEMGIKPPKGVILYGPPGTGKTLLAKAVANQTSATFLRVVGSELIQKYLGDGPKLVRELFRVAEEHAPSIVFIDEIDAIGTKRYDSNSGGEREIQRTMLELLNQLDGFDSRGDVKVIMATNRIETLDPALIRPGRIDRKIEFPLPDEKTKRRIFQIHTSRMTLADDVTLDDLILAKDDLSGADIKAICTEAGLMALRERRMKVTNEDFKKSKENVLYKKQEGTPEGLYL